A segment of the uncultured Desulfobulbus sp. genome:
CCTGTTGATTTTGTCAGAAATATAAGTACTTACAATGAAAAAGCTGAGAGCATTATAAAGTCCATGGACGACATTAGAGTTGTACAAAACTTTGATCACGGCAACTCCTTGAGCGAGAAAATGCTGAGCTCTAAGGCTTCATTAAAATGATTTAAGAATCAATCATGTTACATACTGATGATCGAACAAAAGTTTCAACCTGATCGCGAGAAGCTTGGTTGCGCTACACGAAAAATTCATTGGCTCGCCAGGTTTAACTAGCGTTGGAAGTTACGATTTCTCCTGTATATACGTAATAAAATTGATACCGAGATAGTGATAAAATACGGTTATCAAAATCCTGCTTTTTCGAAGCGAGAAGGAGGAAGTGATGACCAATTCACTCGATTTTTCGAACTGCCATTACCCCACGCAATGGCTTGATTCGGTTTGCTCAACCAACCATTCTTTATTTATTCCGCTTTCGGACAATCCCAATTTTGAAGCCGAGTCGCTACGAACATTCTTTTTTCCTAGCACTGGAGCTCTATCCTTCCTGTCATGGAGCAATTTGTTCAGCACCTGCAGAAAAGAAGCATACTCCAATAGGAACCCACCTCAGAAACGATGGTGGAACTTCTTCTTGGCATGGCGGCCTCCGATATGGAAATCCGCCTCATCCTTAATGACTTGGTTAATATTCCAGACAATAGTATCCTTCACGAACGAGCCGAAAGGGCCGTGACCTATTTTTTCAAACTTTTCGTCAGTAATGAGCTTGTGTGAAAATATGAGACTCCTCAAGTCGATCGGGATATCCCTCGTAGGGATCGTTATCGTTGTTTTCGGATTTGTGTTCGATGCCTTGTTTGTCTGCATCCCATATATAGCTGGAATTTTGGCCAAAAGTTGAGGAATTATCTTTCTTGAAAGATTGGGCTCCAAGTCATGTACCACCGGCAGAGCCGGTGGCTTGAATTGTGAACCGCTCAAAGCGGTTGAAAACCTGGAGCCACCTAAAGGTGGCTACCTATTCAAACAAATTGAGTTGATCCATTCGTTTGTCTTCTTTTTCCTGGTGTTGGATATATACCCTTACAGCCTCTTCATCCTTACCAACTGTAGATACGTAATAACCTCGTGCCCAAAAATTCTGCCCAACAAAATTCTTCTTTCTACCTTGAAAGTTACGGGCAATTTGAATTGCGCTTTTTCCTTTGATAAAGCCCACTATCTGGGACACCGAGTATTTGGGTGGAATCGAAAGCAAGATATGGACATGATCTGGCATCAAATCCTCTTCGATCACTGTGCATTCTTTCTGTCTGGCCAATTCTCGAAATATTTCACCCAAATATTTCCGCAAGTCTCCGAAGATCGATTTCTTACGGTACTTCGGTATCAAGATGACGTGATACTTGCAATCCCACTTGGTGTGGCTTAGGCTTTGTTCGTCGTACATGGGGAGTCTCCTTTTCTTGAACTTTGAGCGGTTCTAAAAAGCGAGACTTCCCATTTATCCCGTAACTGTCAAACTTTGGGAGTCCACCGGCAGAGCCGGTGGTTTACCTATTTATTATTAAGACAGCTGCCCTAATATAAATTTACCGCGGACCCAATGATATTTTCGTATCGAAACCGTTTCATTGTTGAGATTACCCCTGGTTACCGACAGGGACATGCTCATCCACCATTGGGTCCGGGCATACTGGTGACGATTCGCCTCATTACCGCGCTGGTGATTGATTTCGCTTTCGGGCGCCTTCTGGGGGGCTCGGTAGTCGAAGGTGTCGTCAATGATCAAAAACCAAAGCAGTTGGGGAAAGAAGGCCATCACCATCCTGGCCATCAGAGCCCTAAGGGCGCCCCAGGACCACTTGCCTTTCCGGAGCCATTACATTAGGCGCTGCAACTGCGCAGCGGTCTGAACGCCAGCCACGCCCCGGTCACAACCCCACTCTGGGTGAACATAGTGCCGATCAGCAACTCGATAAAAGTTGGATCGGAACGTTACGGTAGAGCCCTGGTAATGAATGTGATACATTCAAATAGGATCCTGGGGATACTGCCATATCCCTTGTTGCCCATGGCAGCCTCCGGAATAGTCTGCCAATTGAGCCAAATGAAATTTTTGATGGCCTCGTGAAGAGTCCAATACCGGTCAATCAGGTACGGCAAATACGCACATCATAAGGAGGTAGACAATGCAGCTCGGCATCATTGGTATGGGGAAGATGGGTCTGCCGTTGGCGCTCAACGGTCGTGACAAGGGATTGGAGATCGTGGTCTTCACCGAAAAGGAGGCGAAGCGGGACCAGCTCGCCCAGGAGGGCATTATTGCTCACTCCAGCCTGGAGTCGTTCATCGGGGCATTGACTTCTCCTCGGGTCGTGTGGCTGATGATTCCGGCGGGCGAGCCGGTGGATGCCATGATTGCCCGTCTTCGTCATCTTCTGGCCGCGGGAGACATCATCATCGACGGCGGTAATTCCCGTTACCTGGACAGTCAGCGCAGAGGCGAGCTGTTGCGCAGGGACAATATTCATTTTCTCGACGTGGGCACCAGTGGCGGCACCGAAGGGGCTCGAAACGGGGCCTGCCTGATGGTCGGAGGCGATGAGAGCGTGTATGCGGTGTTGGAGCCGCTGTTCAAGGCGTTGA
Coding sequences within it:
- the tnpA gene encoding IS200/IS605 family transposase, which codes for MYDEQSLSHTKWDCKYHVILIPKYRKKSIFGDLRKYLGEIFRELARQKECTVIEEDLMPDHVHILLSIPPKYSVSQIVGFIKGKSAIQIARNFQGRKKNFVGQNFWARGYYVSTVGKDEEAVRVYIQHQEKEDKRMDQLNLFE
- the gnd gene encoding phosphogluconate dehydrogenase (NAD(+)-dependent, decarboxylating), which codes for MQLGIIGMGKMGLPLALNGRDKGLEIVVFTEKEAKRDQLAQEGIIAHSSLESFIGALTSPRVVWLMIPAGEPVDAMIARLRHLLAAGDIIIDGGNSRYLDSQRRGELLRRDNIHFLDVGTSGGTEGARNGACLMVGGDESVYAVLEPLFKALSGGMGYGWMGESGAGHFVKMIHNGIEYGMMQAIAEGLEILRHGPLPFKLDQVTSVWRRGSIISGLLMDMTSDALAREPDLQSLEGIVAASGEANWTVEEAVRQGVAAPVIATALFTRFKSQDREKYAEKSLAAMRREFGGHAVVTRDKG